In Rathayibacter sp. VKM Ac-2762, one DNA window encodes the following:
- a CDS encoding FHA domain-containing protein, translating into MSFRCPEGHTSQSGDYCDVCGAPIGAAAAPSPAPAAPTTAIPTGPSVCPHCSFPNEPGALFCENCGYDFTTGSLPEADPFTSSGAVRAPGEVGGSATPSGDPAQHLGEAPAPQADPAAPTELVPEQEAGFDTPVATAPPAAPPTEVIPEAPAPEAAAPDAAPGASASEEESASAPATGSAHPAAASADPDRPWIAELWVDPEWYAEQRADDPMPSPGPPATVVLRERTLLVGRPSVSRGISPQVDCGSDSGVSRRHCQLSTDGYRWWVEDLQSANGTYLAPAGAALPQSPIAAGQRREVEEGDRIYVGAWTRIVLRPAFPGEA; encoded by the coding sequence GTGAGCTTCCGCTGCCCCGAGGGGCACACCTCGCAGTCCGGCGACTACTGCGACGTCTGCGGAGCGCCCATCGGTGCCGCTGCGGCCCCGTCGCCCGCCCCCGCCGCGCCGACCACCGCGATCCCGACCGGCCCCTCGGTCTGCCCGCACTGCTCGTTCCCGAACGAGCCCGGCGCCCTGTTCTGCGAGAACTGCGGCTACGACTTCACGACCGGCTCCCTCCCCGAGGCCGATCCGTTCACCTCCTCCGGCGCCGTCCGCGCTCCGGGCGAGGTCGGCGGCTCCGCGACGCCGTCGGGGGACCCGGCCCAGCACCTGGGCGAGGCGCCCGCGCCGCAGGCCGATCCCGCGGCTCCCACCGAGCTGGTTCCGGAGCAGGAGGCCGGCTTCGACACCCCCGTCGCGACCGCGCCGCCCGCCGCTCCGCCGACCGAGGTGATCCCGGAGGCCCCTGCACCCGAGGCCGCAGCCCCCGACGCGGCACCCGGGGCCTCAGCATCAGAGGAGGAGTCCGCGTCCGCGCCGGCCACCGGCTCCGCCCACCCCGCCGCCGCCTCCGCGGACCCGGACCGCCCGTGGATCGCCGAGCTCTGGGTCGACCCGGAGTGGTACGCCGAGCAGCGCGCCGACGACCCCATGCCCTCGCCCGGCCCGCCCGCGACCGTCGTCCTCCGCGAGCGCACCCTGCTCGTCGGCCGCCCGTCCGTCTCCCGCGGCATCTCGCCGCAGGTGGACTGCGGCTCCGACTCCGGTGTCTCGCGGCGCCACTGCCAGCTGAGCACCGACGGCTACCGCTGGTGGGTCGAGGATCTGCAGTCGGCGAACGGCACGTACCTCGCCCCGGCCGGGGCTGCGCTCCCGCAGTCGCCGATCGCCGCCGGTCAGCGCCGCGAGGTCGAGGAGGGCGACCGGATCTACGTGGGCGCCTGGACGAGGATCGTGCTCCGTCCCGCGTTCCCCGGCGAGGCCTAG
- a CDS encoding FMN reductase, with translation MDTRRITVLSAGLSQPSSTRLLADRLADAAESSLTEQGFAVERSVVELRDLAHDVTNNLLTGFASPALQTALDAVAGADGLIAVTPIFTTSYSGLFKSFVDVLDTEALRGLPVLLAATGGSPRHSLAVDYAMRPLFTYLHAAPLATTVFAATDDWGGATEDGRALPSRIERAGRELADQAARSSRSGSTPDPWALDGSFEGMLGRRG, from the coding sequence ATGGACACCCGCAGGATCACCGTCCTCTCGGCCGGCCTCAGCCAGCCGTCCTCGACCCGGCTGCTCGCCGACCGCCTGGCCGACGCCGCCGAGTCCTCCCTCACCGAGCAGGGCTTCGCCGTCGAGCGGAGCGTCGTGGAGCTGCGCGACCTCGCGCACGACGTCACGAACAACCTCCTCACCGGCTTCGCGAGCCCCGCTCTGCAGACCGCGCTCGACGCGGTCGCCGGCGCCGACGGCCTGATCGCCGTGACGCCGATCTTCACCACCAGCTACAGCGGGCTCTTCAAGTCGTTCGTCGACGTGCTCGACACGGAGGCGCTGCGCGGCCTGCCCGTGCTGCTGGCGGCCACGGGCGGGTCCCCCCGCCACTCCCTGGCCGTCGACTACGCGATGCGCCCGCTCTTCACCTACCTGCACGCGGCGCCCCTCGCGACCACCGTGTTCGCGGCGACGGACGACTGGGGCGGCGCGACCGAGGACGGACGGGCGCTGCCCTCGCGCATCGAGCGCGCCGGACGCGAGCTGGCCGATCAAGCCGCCCGCTCCTCCCGCTCGGGCTCCACGCCCGACCCGTGGGCGCTCGACGGCTCGTTCGAGGGGATGCTCGGCCGCCGCGGCTGA
- a CDS encoding serine/threonine-protein kinase, which yields MSTVAANAAQQKVAGRYYLIERIGSGGMGSVYRARDETVQREVAVKVFRAEASNPEDVARQEREVRMLSSFAHPGIVNLFDAGLHNFGGEVRRYVVMELVADPTMEARLESGPLPAAEVAAIGTQLAEALAYLHERGVVHRDVKPANILVSEVASSGYARTAKLTDFGVAHFMDGSRLTSDGVVIGTASFVSPEQVAGEPISGASDVFSLGLVLLEAITGHREYSGTVLEAAIARLHRSPSVPDTLPAEWRALLTSMTQRDPEKRPTADEVAHRLRGGMTTGSASGAPTASDSRAARIRRSVIIGSSVVGVGAIAALSWMLGALAGR from the coding sequence ATGAGTACCGTCGCCGCGAACGCCGCCCAGCAGAAGGTGGCCGGCCGCTACTACCTGATCGAGCGCATCGGCTCCGGCGGGATGGGCTCGGTCTACCGGGCCCGCGACGAGACCGTGCAGCGCGAGGTCGCCGTGAAGGTGTTCCGCGCGGAGGCCTCGAACCCCGAGGACGTGGCCCGCCAGGAGCGCGAGGTGCGGATGCTGAGCTCCTTCGCCCACCCCGGCATCGTCAATCTCTTCGACGCGGGGCTGCACAACTTCGGCGGCGAGGTCCGCCGCTACGTCGTGATGGAGCTCGTCGCCGACCCCACGATGGAGGCGCGGCTCGAGTCCGGCCCCCTCCCGGCGGCGGAGGTCGCGGCGATCGGCACGCAGCTCGCCGAGGCCCTGGCCTACCTGCACGAGCGCGGCGTCGTGCACCGCGACGTCAAGCCCGCGAACATCCTGGTCAGCGAGGTCGCCTCCAGCGGCTACGCCCGCACCGCCAAGCTCACCGACTTCGGCGTGGCCCACTTCATGGACGGCTCCCGCCTCACCAGCGACGGCGTCGTGATCGGCACCGCGAGCTTCGTCAGCCCGGAGCAGGTCGCGGGCGAGCCGATCAGCGGAGCGAGCGACGTCTTCTCCCTCGGCCTGGTCCTCCTCGAGGCGATCACCGGTCACCGCGAGTACTCGGGCACGGTCCTCGAGGCGGCGATCGCCCGCCTCCACCGCAGCCCCTCCGTGCCCGACACGCTGCCGGCGGAGTGGCGGGCGCTGCTGACCTCGATGACGCAGCGGGACCCGGAGAAGCGGCCGACCGCCGACGAGGTAGCGCACCGGCTCCGCGGCGGGATGACGACGGGCTCGGCTTCGGGCGCGCCGACCGCCTCGGACTCGCGCGCGGCACGGATCCGGCGCTCCGTGATCATCGGCTCGAGCGTGGTCGGCGTCGGCGCGATCGCGGCGCTGTCGTGGATGCTCGGAGCGCTCGCCGGTCGCTGA
- a CDS encoding LLM class flavin-dependent oxidoreductase, translated as MQFGIFTVSDITTDPTTGRTPSESEKIQATLAIALKAEEIGLDVFALGEHHNPPFWSSSPTTTLGYLAAKTERITLSTAMALITTNDPVKLAEDYAMLQHLAGGRVDLMLGRGNTGPVYPWFGKDIRRGIELTIENYDLLHRLWTEDFVDWEGQFRTPLQGFQSTPRPLDGVAPFVWHGSIRSPQIAEQAAYYGDGFFANHIFWPASHTQKMVQLYRQRFEHYGHGTADQAIVGLGGQIFLAKNSQDAVSQFRPYFDNAPVYGHGPSLEDFTEQTPLTVGSPQQIIDRTLGFREYVGDYQRQLFLMDHAGLPLKTVLEQMDMLGEILPALRAGFAEGRPSHVPDAPTHASLVAARDAQPAAEPVTV; from the coding sequence CCCGTCCGAGTCCGAGAAGATCCAGGCGACCCTCGCGATCGCGCTGAAGGCGGAGGAGATCGGCCTCGACGTCTTCGCCCTGGGCGAGCACCACAACCCGCCGTTCTGGTCCTCCTCCCCCACCACCACGCTCGGCTACCTCGCGGCGAAGACCGAGAGGATCACGCTCTCCACCGCGATGGCCCTCATCACCACGAACGACCCCGTGAAGCTCGCCGAGGACTACGCGATGCTCCAGCACCTCGCCGGCGGCCGCGTCGACCTGATGCTCGGCCGCGGCAACACCGGCCCCGTCTACCCTTGGTTCGGCAAGGACATCCGCCGCGGCATCGAGCTGACGATCGAGAACTACGACCTGCTGCACCGCCTGTGGACCGAGGACTTCGTCGACTGGGAGGGCCAGTTCCGCACTCCCCTCCAGGGCTTCCAGTCGACCCCGCGCCCCCTCGACGGTGTCGCGCCGTTCGTGTGGCACGGATCGATCCGCTCCCCTCAGATCGCGGAGCAGGCCGCCTACTACGGCGACGGCTTCTTCGCGAACCACATCTTCTGGCCCGCCTCGCACACCCAGAAGATGGTGCAGCTCTACCGCCAGCGCTTCGAGCACTACGGCCACGGGACCGCCGACCAGGCGATCGTCGGCCTCGGCGGGCAGATCTTCCTGGCGAAGAACTCGCAGGACGCGGTCTCGCAGTTCCGCCCCTACTTCGACAACGCCCCCGTCTACGGCCACGGCCCCTCGCTCGAGGACTTCACGGAGCAGACCCCGCTCACCGTCGGCTCCCCGCAGCAGATCATCGACCGCACCCTCGGCTTCCGCGAGTACGTCGGCGACTACCAGCGCCAGCTCTTCCTGATGGACCACGCGGGACTCCCGCTGAAGACCGTCCTGGAGCAGATGGACATGCTCGGCGAGATCCTCCCCGCCCTCCGCGCCGGCTTCGCCGAGGGCCGCCCCTCGCACGTGCCCGACGCCCCCACCCACGCCTCCCTCGTGGCCGCGCGCGACGCGCAGCCCGCGGCCGAGCCCGTCACCGTCTAG
- a CDS encoding sugar ABC transporter substrate-binding protein, with protein MGLTSKGLPSGALDLSQLGRAVLDRRRFLGALGVAASVPVLSGCGFAPAGPAASAGSDTLTFTTWGTDAELAGFQRAIDAFQSANAGATVTLNAVPYEQMFTNIDAQLQAGNPPDVFRVPYYTFGSYAGRDQLLDLSGFLDSDVAERFTDPAWAAVQSGGSPFGVPHHTDTSLILYNTQVLADAGVTSFPSSPEEAWTWEEFTEVGRKLRASLPAERYPFAYNWQGNGVTRWLSLLFQADGRFLTEDLSGPAIDSAAGRAAIDFSRSFFTDGLVPPSSSVQATTYASDLWYSQTTAMTFAGAFLIPDADSTLDFEWGATYSPRNVRGGGDFGGNALVATKAAKNPELAASFLAFVTEEEAMRDFCAGASLLPTRRDLTESGIEFAVRPELAEVFLGQAGTVQASDSAQVASPDMAAIITVLKEQLEQAFVGGRSTEDTIAGLTSGIAAATQ; from the coding sequence ATGGGCCTGACCAGCAAGGGGCTCCCCTCGGGGGCTCTCGACCTCTCGCAGCTCGGACGCGCGGTCCTCGACCGCCGCCGCTTCCTCGGAGCCCTCGGCGTCGCCGCCTCCGTCCCGGTCCTCTCCGGCTGCGGCTTCGCCCCCGCGGGCCCCGCGGCGAGCGCCGGCAGCGACACCCTCACCTTCACCACCTGGGGCACCGACGCCGAGCTGGCCGGCTTCCAGCGCGCGATCGACGCGTTCCAGTCGGCGAACGCCGGCGCCACCGTGACCCTCAACGCGGTCCCTTACGAGCAGATGTTCACCAACATCGACGCGCAGCTGCAGGCGGGGAACCCGCCGGACGTCTTCCGGGTCCCGTACTACACGTTCGGCAGCTACGCCGGCCGCGACCAGCTCCTGGACCTGTCGGGCTTCCTCGACTCCGACGTCGCCGAGCGGTTCACCGATCCGGCCTGGGCCGCGGTGCAGAGCGGCGGGAGCCCCTTCGGCGTCCCCCACCACACCGACACCTCGCTGATCCTCTACAACACGCAGGTGCTGGCCGACGCGGGCGTCACCTCCTTCCCCTCCTCGCCCGAGGAGGCGTGGACCTGGGAGGAGTTCACCGAGGTCGGGCGGAAGCTGCGCGCCTCGCTCCCCGCCGAGCGCTACCCCTTCGCCTACAACTGGCAGGGCAATGGCGTCACCCGCTGGCTGAGCCTGCTGTTCCAGGCCGACGGCCGCTTCCTCACCGAGGACCTGTCCGGGCCCGCGATCGACTCCGCCGCTGGCCGCGCCGCGATCGACTTCAGCCGCAGCTTCTTCACCGACGGCCTCGTGCCGCCGAGCAGCTCCGTGCAGGCGACCACCTACGCCAGCGACCTCTGGTACTCGCAGACCACCGCGATGACCTTCGCCGGCGCGTTCCTCATCCCCGACGCCGACTCCACCCTCGACTTCGAGTGGGGCGCCACCTACTCCCCGCGCAACGTGCGCGGAGGCGGCGACTTCGGCGGCAACGCCCTCGTCGCGACCAAGGCCGCGAAGAACCCGGAGCTGGCCGCCTCCTTCCTCGCGTTCGTGACGGAGGAGGAGGCGATGCGCGACTTCTGCGCCGGCGCCTCGCTCCTCCCCACTCGCCGCGACCTCACGGAGTCGGGCATCGAGTTCGCCGTGCGCCCCGAGCTCGCCGAAGTGTTCCTCGGCCAGGCGGGCACCGTCCAGGCGTCCGACTCGGCGCAGGTCGCCTCGCCCGACATGGCCGCGATCATCACGGTGCTCAAGGAGCAGCTGGAGCAGGCCTTCGTCGGCGGGCGCAGCACCGAGGACACCATCGCCGGCCTCACCTCCGGCATCGCGGCCGCGACGCAGTGA
- a CDS encoding sugar ABC transporter permease has translation MTARPRRTSRAPARETAAAYAFLAPNLLMLGLFVFVPLGGAFLIGFQRTNGFGDGVFVGLDNYARLLGDGLFWRSTLNTALFTLIVTPLSMALGLGAAVLMNSVLPARPVFRSILILPMAVSGVATALMGVLIFDENSGVLDGMLQTIGLPRIAWQSGGAAAFASVVLVTLWWRTGFNMLIYLAGLQGVNPALYEAARLDGANAWQQFRHVTLPLVGPSSFFLLILNVIYSFQVFDIVFVLTGGGPQNATSVLVTYAYDTGFVTRDQGYAAAIGIVLLILTMIFTAVQWRTNRSRDLVE, from the coding sequence GTGACCGCCCGCCCCCGGCGCACCTCCCGCGCCCCCGCCCGCGAGACGGCGGCCGCCTACGCGTTCCTCGCGCCGAACCTGCTGATGCTCGGACTGTTCGTGTTCGTCCCCCTGGGCGGCGCGTTCCTGATCGGCTTCCAGCGCACGAACGGCTTCGGCGACGGCGTCTTCGTCGGGCTCGACAACTACGCGCGGCTGCTCGGCGACGGCCTCTTCTGGCGCTCGACGCTGAACACGGCGCTGTTCACCCTGATCGTGACCCCGCTCTCGATGGCGCTGGGCCTCGGCGCGGCGGTGCTGATGAACTCGGTGCTGCCCGCGCGGCCGGTGTTCCGCAGCATCCTCATCCTGCCGATGGCGGTCTCCGGCGTGGCGACGGCGCTGATGGGCGTGCTGATCTTCGACGAGAACAGCGGCGTGCTCGACGGCATGCTCCAGACGATCGGCCTCCCCCGCATCGCCTGGCAGTCCGGCGGAGCGGCGGCCTTCGCCTCCGTGGTGCTCGTCACCCTGTGGTGGCGCACCGGCTTCAACATGCTGATCTACCTGGCGGGGCTGCAGGGGGTGAACCCGGCGCTCTACGAGGCGGCCCGGCTCGACGGAGCGAACGCGTGGCAGCAGTTCCGCCACGTGACGCTGCCGCTGGTCGGCCCGTCGTCGTTCTTCCTGCTCATCCTCAACGTCATCTACTCGTTCCAGGTGTTCGACATCGTCTTCGTGCTCACCGGCGGCGGACCGCAGAACGCGACCTCGGTGCTCGTGACCTACGCCTACGACACCGGATTCGTCACCCGCGACCAGGGCTACGCCGCGGCCATCGGCATCGTGCTGCTGATCCTGACCATGATCTTCACCGCCGTGCAGTGGCGCACCAACCGCTCGAGGGACCTCGTCGAATGA
- a CDS encoding VWA domain-containing protein yields the protein MAEFSASVFQNEFLSDGATDVHAIVTVTASRTGVAGSDGAAAEIIIVDCSGSMTGENMTAAKRAAAVAVDQILDGTFFAVVAGSERADRAFPYPNATVSMVRMEPGARAAAKEAIGYLQADGGTAMGTWLTLARQLFATVPEATQRHAILLTDGKNEHESRMQLDAAIRAASGDFQCDVRGVGSRWIVEEARTIASALLGTVGLIANPADMAADFESLMRASMGRGVANGELRVWTPQGAQLLFVRQVAPNLEDLSSRRNAVNPLTGAYPTGAWGDESREYHVAVRVASKPVGSEQLAARVQLSVRDEVVASALVKARWTDDSALTARIDPAVAHYTGQTELASAIQDGLAAKARGDEATATVKLGRAVQLASVTGNDEATAKLRKVVEIDNPNEGTVRLKRGVDRLDEMALDTASTKTTRVRK from the coding sequence ATGGCGGAGTTCAGCGCGAGTGTTTTCCAGAACGAGTTCCTCTCGGACGGCGCCACCGACGTGCACGCCATCGTCACGGTGACCGCGTCCCGCACGGGGGTCGCCGGGTCCGACGGGGCCGCGGCCGAGATCATCATCGTGGACTGCTCCGGATCGATGACCGGCGAGAACATGACGGCCGCCAAGCGCGCCGCCGCCGTGGCCGTCGACCAGATCCTGGACGGCACCTTCTTCGCCGTCGTGGCCGGGTCCGAGCGCGCCGACCGCGCCTTCCCGTACCCCAACGCCACCGTCTCGATGGTGCGGATGGAGCCGGGGGCGCGAGCCGCGGCGAAGGAGGCGATCGGCTACCTCCAGGCCGACGGCGGCACCGCGATGGGCACCTGGCTGACCCTCGCCCGCCAGCTGTTCGCGACCGTGCCGGAGGCGACGCAGAGGCACGCGATCCTCCTCACCGACGGCAAGAACGAGCACGAGTCGCGGATGCAGCTGGACGCGGCGATCCGCGCGGCGTCGGGCGACTTCCAGTGCGACGTGCGCGGCGTCGGCTCCCGCTGGATCGTCGAGGAGGCGCGCACCATCGCGAGCGCCCTGCTGGGCACCGTGGGCCTGATCGCGAACCCGGCCGACATGGCCGCCGACTTCGAGTCGCTGATGCGGGCGTCGATGGGCCGGGGAGTCGCCAACGGCGAGCTCCGCGTCTGGACTCCGCAGGGCGCGCAGCTGCTCTTCGTCCGCCAGGTCGCGCCGAACCTCGAGGACCTCAGCTCCCGGCGGAACGCCGTGAACCCGCTCACCGGCGCCTACCCGACCGGCGCCTGGGGCGACGAGTCGCGGGAGTACCACGTGGCGGTGCGGGTCGCGTCGAAGCCGGTCGGCTCGGAGCAGCTCGCCGCGCGGGTGCAGCTCAGCGTGCGCGACGAGGTGGTCGCCTCCGCCCTGGTGAAGGCGCGCTGGACGGACGACTCCGCCCTGACCGCCCGCATCGACCCCGCCGTCGCCCACTACACCGGCCAGACCGAGCTCGCCTCGGCGATCCAGGACGGGCTCGCAGCCAAGGCGCGGGGCGACGAGGCGACCGCCACGGTCAAGCTCGGGCGCGCGGTGCAGCTCGCCTCCGTCACCGGGAACGACGAGGCGACCGCGAAGCTGCGGAAGGTCGTCGAGATCGACAACCCGAACGAGGGCACCGTGCGGCTCAAGCGCGGCGTGGACCGCCTCGACGAGATGGCGCTGGACACCGCGTCGACCAAGACCACGCGGGTGCGCAAGTGA
- a CDS encoding ZIP family zinc transporter, whose protein sequence is MPPWTLALASGAIGGATLLIGAALAWFVRVPPKLTAAISAFGAGVLISALAYELVQEAADDGGLLPTILGTLAGAVVFVGADALLTRAGAGNRKSAKGSGGGGGAAIAAGALIDGVPESIVLGLSVAQGGAGAAISVPIVAAVAISNLPEGLSSTVGMKADGRSARYVFTVWGGIAAISAAAALVGFLVFATAPGAVVAFVTTVAAGAILAMISNTMIPEAFDRDDVLTGLYAVLGFVTAFALHSAG, encoded by the coding sequence GTGCCTCCCTGGACCCTCGCCCTCGCCAGCGGCGCCATCGGCGGCGCCACCCTCCTGATCGGCGCCGCGCTCGCCTGGTTCGTGCGCGTGCCCCCGAAGCTCACCGCCGCGATCTCGGCGTTCGGAGCAGGGGTGCTGATCTCGGCGCTCGCCTACGAACTCGTGCAGGAAGCGGCGGACGACGGAGGACTGCTCCCGACGATCCTCGGCACGCTCGCGGGAGCCGTCGTCTTCGTCGGCGCGGACGCGCTGCTCACCCGCGCCGGCGCGGGGAACCGCAAGAGCGCGAAGGGCTCGGGCGGAGGAGGAGGCGCGGCCATCGCGGCCGGCGCCCTGATCGACGGGGTCCCCGAATCGATCGTGCTCGGCCTCTCGGTCGCCCAGGGCGGAGCGGGAGCGGCGATCAGCGTGCCCATCGTCGCCGCGGTCGCGATCTCGAACCTCCCCGAGGGCCTGTCCTCGACGGTCGGCATGAAAGCCGACGGCCGCTCCGCCCGCTACGTCTTCACCGTCTGGGGCGGGATCGCCGCGATCTCGGCCGCCGCAGCGCTGGTCGGCTTCCTGGTCTTCGCCACCGCACCGGGCGCGGTCGTGGCCTTCGTGACGACCGTCGCCGCCGGCGCGATCCTCGCCATGATCTCGAACACGATGATCCCCGAGGCGTTCGACCGCGACGACGTGCTCACCGGGCTGTACGCGGTCCTCGGGTTCGTGACGGCGTTCGCCTTGCACAGTGCTGGTTAG
- a CDS encoding carbohydrate ABC transporter permease, whose product MIRTSRTSRLLRLALALGVSVVIVFPLYWMVVVAFSSRSELLGGTLRLWPRELTLVNFERVFSSFPVATWFGNSLAISLVTALITVTINLLGGYAFAQLRFRGSGVLFLLALSTLTLPVQVIMVALFRLVTDLGLYGSYWAVILPTAASAFGLFLARQFILAIPRDLIEAARIDGAGHFRVFTAIVLPLSKPLIAVLFFMSLLGSWNDFAWPLIALKENALFTLPIGLLFLQGQFGSDYGATMAFALVNVVPMVVLFLVFQRYFVQGFARSGLR is encoded by the coding sequence ATGATCCGCACGTCGCGCACCTCGCGCCTGCTCCGCCTCGCCCTCGCCCTCGGCGTCTCGGTGGTCATCGTCTTCCCGCTGTACTGGATGGTGGTCGTCGCGTTCTCCTCGCGGTCCGAGCTGCTCGGCGGCACCCTCCGCCTCTGGCCGCGCGAGCTGACACTGGTGAACTTCGAGCGCGTGTTCTCGTCGTTCCCCGTGGCGACCTGGTTCGGCAACTCCCTCGCGATCAGCCTGGTCACCGCTTTGATCACCGTGACGATCAACCTGCTCGGCGGCTACGCCTTCGCACAGCTGCGGTTCCGCGGATCCGGAGTGCTCTTCCTCCTGGCCCTGTCGACGCTCACCCTGCCCGTGCAGGTGATCATGGTGGCGCTGTTCCGGCTCGTCACCGACCTCGGCCTCTACGGGAGCTACTGGGCGGTGATCCTGCCGACGGCGGCCTCGGCGTTCGGGCTGTTCCTGGCGCGGCAGTTCATCCTCGCGATCCCGCGGGACCTGATCGAGGCGGCCCGGATCGACGGCGCCGGGCACTTCCGCGTGTTCACGGCCATCGTCCTCCCCCTCTCGAAGCCGCTCATCGCCGTGCTCTTCTTCATGTCGCTGCTCGGCTCCTGGAACGACTTCGCCTGGCCGCTCATCGCCCTGAAGGAGAACGCGCTGTTCACGCTCCCGATCGGGCTGCTCTTCCTCCAGGGGCAGTTCGGCAGCGACTACGGAGCGACCATGGCGTTCGCCCTGGTGAACGTCGTGCCGATGGTGGTGCTGTTCCTGGTGTTCCAGCGCTACTTCGTGCAGGGCTTCGCGCGCAGCGGCCTCCGCTGA